From the genome of Rhodobacteraceae bacterium Araon29, one region includes:
- a CDS encoding molybdopterin-dependent oxidoreductase, which yields MPKDSGIGASTKRREDIRFLTGLGQYTDDISLTGETHAVFARSEVANGIIKSIDTSAAENMPGVLAIFTGDDFVDVGGNPAGWLINSRDGEPMKEPKRPVLAHGKVRHVGDAYAAVIAETAEQARDAAEAIEADIDEQPAVVDMKAALEGGALVHDEIGTNQCFDWGWIEDNRAATDEAIKNAPHVTTLELVNNRLVPNAMEPRASTGVFDPGTGEYTLYTTSQNPHLTRLLICAFVLGIPENKLRVVAPDVGGGFGSKIYHYGEEALVLAAAKKLGRPVRWTASRSESFLTDAHGRDHVTKIEIACEKDGTFLAFRTETMANVGAYLSNFSTATPTFLHGTLMAGNYTVPTLYVNVKAVFTNTAPVDAYRGAGRPEATYSLERAIDKCAQELGMNPLELRRKNFIKPDQFPYAAAAGLEYDTGNYHALVDKLEELADLSGFDARRKATEANGKMRGLGVNTYIEACGIAPSNLVGVLGSRVGLYDAATVRVNATGNIAVMVGAHSHGQGHETAFPQVVAEMLGIDEGSVDIVHGDTSKIPFGMGTYGSRSLAVCGSAVVRATEKIINKAKKIAAHMLEASEQDVEFSDGQFSVAGTNKSVGFGDVALKAYIPHDFPIEDIEPGLEETAFYDPSNFTYPAGAYACEVEVDPDTGKVTVERFTAVDDFGNVINPMIVTGQVHGGLAQGIGQALLENCTYDEDGQILSASFMDYAMPRASDLPLYTVDHSCQTPCTHNPLGVKGCGEAGAIGSPPAVVNAVVNALHSGGHTDVTHIDMPVSPSRVWAAMNS from the coding sequence ATGCCTAAAGATAGTGGCATCGGCGCCAGCACTAAGCGGCGCGAAGACATCCGGTTTCTAACTGGATTAGGTCAATATACAGACGACATCTCTCTTACTGGTGAAACCCACGCGGTTTTCGCCCGCAGTGAAGTGGCAAATGGGATTATAAAATCCATTGATACAAGCGCTGCTGAAAACATGCCGGGTGTACTGGCTATTTTCACAGGGGATGATTTTGTGGATGTAGGGGGAAATCCGGCAGGATGGCTTATCAATAGCCGGGATGGCGAACCGATGAAGGAACCCAAGCGGCCGGTTTTGGCTCATGGAAAAGTGCGCCATGTCGGGGATGCCTATGCAGCGGTGATTGCCGAAACAGCAGAGCAAGCGCGTGATGCAGCAGAAGCCATTGAGGCTGATATCGATGAACAGCCTGCTGTGGTTGATATGAAAGCTGCGCTCGAAGGCGGCGCATTGGTACATGATGAAATTGGCACCAATCAGTGTTTTGACTGGGGTTGGATCGAAGACAACCGTGCTGCCACAGACGAAGCGATTAAAAACGCTCCGCATGTGACCACATTGGAATTGGTTAACAACCGCTTAGTTCCAAATGCGATGGAGCCGCGCGCCTCAACCGGCGTTTTTGATCCGGGCACAGGAGAGTACACGCTTTATACAACATCGCAAAACCCGCATCTGACGCGGCTTTTGATCTGTGCGTTTGTGCTGGGGATACCAGAAAACAAACTGCGCGTGGTTGCACCTGATGTGGGCGGTGGATTTGGATCTAAAATCTATCATTACGGGGAAGAGGCGCTGGTTTTGGCAGCGGCGAAAAAGCTTGGCCGGCCGGTGCGCTGGACAGCATCGCGCAGTGAAAGCTTTTTGACCGATGCACATGGCCGTGACCATGTTACCAAAATCGAAATCGCTTGTGAAAAAGATGGAACGTTTTTGGCATTCCGGACAGAAACCATGGCCAATGTTGGCGCCTATCTATCCAACTTCTCAACTGCGACACCGACCTTTTTGCACGGCACATTGATGGCCGGGAACTATACGGTTCCAACGCTTTATGTGAATGTTAAAGCCGTGTTTACCAACACTGCGCCGGTGGATGCATACCGCGGTGCGGGCCGCCCAGAAGCGACCTATTCGCTAGAGCGGGCGATTGATAAATGCGCCCAGGAACTGGGAATGAACCCGCTTGAATTGCGCCGAAAGAACTTCATCAAGCCGGATCAATTTCCCTATGCAGCTGCGGCGGGGCTTGAATATGACACGGGCAACTATCATGCGCTGGTCGATAAGCTTGAAGAGCTTGCAGATCTAAGCGGATTTGATGCGCGCCGCAAAGCCACAGAAGCAAATGGCAAAATGCGCGGGCTAGGAGTGAATACTTATATCGAAGCCTGCGGTATTGCGCCCTCTAACTTGGTGGGTGTCTTGGGCAGCCGTGTAGGTCTTTATGATGCGGCCACCGTGCGGGTGAACGCCACAGGAAATATCGCGGTTATGGTGGGGGCGCACAGCCACGGCCAAGGCCATGAAACTGCGTTTCCACAGGTTGTTGCCGAGATGCTTGGCATTGACGAGGGATCAGTTGATATTGTCCATGGCGACACTTCAAAAATTCCCTTTGGGATGGGCACATATGGGTCAAGAAGCCTTGCGGTCTGCGGCTCTGCTGTTGTTCGGGCCACTGAAAAGATCATCAACAAGGCGAAAAAGATCGCTGCTCATATGCTGGAAGCATCTGAGCAGGATGTCGAATTTTCCGATGGTCAGTTTAGTGTTGCTGGTACTAACAAATCGGTTGGTTTTGGTGATGTGGCTCTCAAGGCTTATATTCCCCATGATTTTCCCATCGAGGATATTGAGCCAGGTCTTGAAGAAACGGCGTTTTATGATCCATCAAACTTCACCTATCCAGCCGGCGCTTATGCCTGCGAGGTCGAAGTTGATCCGGACACCGGCAAAGTCACGGTAGAGCGGTTCACTGCGGTTGATGATTTTGGCAATGTGATCAACCCGATGATTGTTACTGGCCAGGTCCATGGCGGATTGGCACAGGGCATTGGACAAGCGCTGCTTGAAAACTGTACTTATGATGAAGATGGCCAAATTCTAAGCGCATCCTTTATGGATTATGCGATGCCTAGGGCCTCTGACCTTCCGCTTTATACGGTTGACCATTCTTGCCAAACGCCATGCACCCATAACCCACTTGGGGTGAAAGGATGCGGTGAAGCTGGCGCCATTGGATCGCCCCCGGCGGTGGTCAATGCGGTGGTAAATGCGCTGCATTCTGGCGGCCACACTGACGTAACCCATATCGATATGCCCGTGTCGCCTTCGCGCGTCTGGGCTGCGATGAACAGCTGA
- a CDS encoding 2Fe-2S iron-sulfur cluster binding domain-containing protein: MTKVSMTVNGKPVSGDVEGRTLLVNFLRQDLHLTGTHVGCDTSQCGACTVHVNGVAVKSCTMFAAEADGADVATIEGQANADGSLNVIQQAFQDHHGLQCGFCTPGMVMATADLLKNNPKPNEADVRHHLDGNICRCTGYHNIVKAVLAASGQDADAIAAE; the protein is encoded by the coding sequence ATGACTAAAGTATCGATGACGGTGAATGGCAAGCCGGTCTCGGGAGATGTCGAAGGGCGAACCCTTTTGGTCAATTTCCTAAGACAGGACTTGCATCTAACCGGCACTCATGTGGGCTGTGATACCAGCCAATGCGGCGCTTGCACCGTGCACGTTAATGGCGTTGCCGTGAAATCCTGCACTATGTTCGCAGCCGAAGCAGACGGAGCAGATGTTGCAACAATTGAAGGTCAGGCAAACGCAGATGGATCGTTGAACGTGATCCAACAAGCCTTTCAAGACCACCATGGGCTTCAATGCGGATTTTGCACCCCCGGAATGGTTATGGCGACAGCGGATTTGTTGAAAAACAATCCCAAGCCAAACGAGGCCGATGTGCGCCACCATTTAGATGGAAACATTTGTCGCTGCACCGGATACCACAACATCGTCAAAGCAGTACTGGCCGCCTCGGGGCAAGACGCAGACGCGATCGCAGCTGAATAA
- a CDS encoding carboxylesterase → MGMIGNLLAMLFGSGRNVLKETAEVFRPNAENDAQRDHTANAAIMAQFAAEFGHKGWFNQLVDGLNRLPRPMMAFGVIGLFVSAMFDPIWFAARMQGLVLVPDALWALLAIIVTFYFGARYQAKAMDFQKDAARLLAQAPQVAENIRKLRNSMTPDIANHDVVESDKNPAVEEWKAG, encoded by the coding sequence ATGGGTATGATTGGCAATCTTCTTGCCATGCTGTTTGGCAGCGGGCGCAATGTTTTAAAAGAAACGGCCGAGGTGTTTCGCCCAAACGCTGAAAATGATGCTCAGCGCGATCATACGGCAAACGCTGCAATCATGGCACAGTTTGCCGCTGAGTTTGGCCATAAAGGTTGGTTCAATCAGCTTGTTGATGGGCTGAATAGACTGCCGCGCCCGATGATGGCGTTTGGCGTGATCGGGCTTTTTGTCAGCGCAATGTTTGATCCCATCTGGTTTGCTGCGCGGATGCAGGGCTTGGTTCTTGTGCCTGATGCGCTTTGGGCGCTTTTGGCGATCATCGTGACGTTTTATTTTGGCGCGCGGTATCAGGCCAAAGCCATGGATTTTCAAAAAGACGCAGCGCGTCTGCTGGCACAAGCACCGCAGGTGGCCGAGAACATTCGCAAGCTGCGGAACTCGATGACGCCCGACATCGCAAACCATGACGTGGTGGAAAGCGACAAAAACCCCGCGGTGGAAGAATGGAAAGCAGGCTAG
- a CDS encoding carbon monoxide dehydrogenase yields MYDFSFVKPGTVADAVTALASEDAQALGGGQTLIPTMKQRLASPTKLVSLGGIADMKGVSHSGGTLTIGGATTHANVAAQAGDFAGLAILAGGIGDPAVRNRGTIGGSLANNDPAACYPSAALATGATIVTNTREIAADDYFQGMFETALDEGEIITAVRMPIPEASNYQKFEQPASRFALVGVFVAKYASGVRVAVTGASEGGVFRWSEAEAALGANFSADALSGLSVAADDMIEDLHGSKAYRAHMVKVMTGRAVAAAE; encoded by the coding sequence ATGTATGATTTTAGTTTCGTAAAACCGGGAACGGTTGCCGATGCGGTCACCGCGCTTGCCTCTGAGGATGCTCAGGCACTGGGCGGGGGGCAGACATTAATCCCCACCATGAAGCAGCGTTTGGCCAGCCCAACAAAACTGGTGAGCCTAGGCGGTATTGCCGATATGAAAGGCGTTAGCCACAGCGGCGGCACATTAACCATTGGCGGAGCAACAACGCACGCCAATGTTGCTGCGCAAGCAGGTGATTTTGCCGGTCTGGCGATTTTGGCGGGCGGCATTGGCGATCCGGCGGTGCGCAACCGCGGAACGATTGGTGGATCACTTGCCAATAATGATCCGGCGGCTTGCTACCCGTCGGCCGCATTGGCCACTGGTGCAACAATCGTCACCAACACCCGTGAAATTGCAGCAGATGATTATTTCCAAGGCATGTTTGAAACCGCTTTGGACGAAGGCGAGATTATCACTGCAGTGCGCATGCCTATCCCCGAGGCCTCAAACTATCAAAAGTTTGAACAGCCCGCATCTCGGTTTGCTTTAGTGGGCGTATTTGTGGCCAAATATGCCAGCGGTGTTCGCGTTGCCGTCACTGGCGCCTCTGAAGGCGGAGTATTTCGTTGGTCAGAGGCAGAAGCTGCGCTTGGAGCTAACTTTTCCGCTGATGCCCTATCTGGCCTAAGTGTTGCGGCCGATGATATGATCGAAGACCTACATGGATCAAAAGCTTACCGCGCGCATATGGTAAAAGTTATGACTGGCCGCGCGGTGGCAGCCGCTGAGTAA
- a CDS encoding carbon monoxide dehydrogenase, with translation MKMTGSKQITASDEKVWQAILSAEVLQRCVPGCQEMSGSPSEGFEATVVQKVGPVKATFKGQVTLSEMVERESLKLSGQGKGGAAGFAKGAATVTLQSTEGITVLNYDVEAKVGGKLAQLGSRIIDGFAKKMADQFFERFRDAIENPEDQSTNGTKEDEKKGWFTKLTG, from the coding sequence ATGAAAATGACTGGTAGCAAGCAGATTACCGCTAGCGACGAAAAGGTTTGGCAAGCCATCCTTTCGGCTGAGGTTTTGCAGCGCTGCGTCCCTGGTTGTCAAGAAATGTCAGGGTCACCATCAGAGGGGTTTGAAGCGACAGTTGTTCAAAAAGTCGGACCTGTCAAAGCCACCTTTAAGGGTCAGGTCACCTTGTCTGAGATGGTGGAAAGAGAAAGCCTAAAACTGTCGGGCCAAGGCAAGGGCGGTGCGGCCGGCTTTGCCAAAGGCGCGGCAACAGTGACATTGCAAAGCACCGAAGGCATCACGGTCCTAAACTATGATGTAGAGGCCAAAGTTGGTGGAAAACTGGCCCAATTGGGAAGCCGGATTATTGATGGGTTTGCCAAAAAAATGGCGGATCAGTTCTTTGAACGGTTTCGTGATGCAATCGAAAACCCAGAAGACCAGTCCACCAACGGAACTAAAGAAGACGAAAAAAAAGGCTGGTTCACCAAATTGACCGGCTAA
- a CDS encoding peptidoglycan-binding protein, with protein MNLIEQITAAIISREGGFVNDPDDPGGPTKYGVTLATAQQHNLDKNGDGRVTAQDVKQLTKMDAKRIFIYAYFRKPKIDKLPKALHPTVFDMQVNAGSNAIKILQRLLARFDQPVSVDGALGPQSIGATKAAYKSAGSLFVDAYGIARRNYYLALGDVKPGLRKFAQTRAGGKGGWIIRAEEFISPRFHLSDADFQKRVAQWV; from the coding sequence TTGAATTTGATTGAACAAATTACAGCCGCTATTATTTCGCGTGAGGGCGGCTTTGTTAATGATCCCGATGATCCGGGTGGGCCGACAAAATACGGTGTAACTTTGGCCACGGCGCAGCAGCATAATCTAGACAAAAACGGCGATGGGCGGGTGACAGCACAGGATGTCAAGCAACTGACAAAGATGGACGCCAAGCGGATTTTCATCTACGCATATTTTCGCAAACCCAAGATTGATAAACTGCCCAAGGCGCTACACCCAACAGTATTTGATATGCAGGTCAACGCAGGTTCTAACGCAATTAAAATTCTGCAAAGGCTTTTGGCTAGATTTGATCAACCCGTCAGTGTTGATGGGGCATTGGGGCCGCAGTCCATTGGTGCGACCAAAGCGGCATATAAATCTGCTGGTTCTTTGTTTGTCGATGCCTACGGGATTGCACGGCGAAACTATTATCTGGCGCTGGGCGATGTCAAACCGGGACTGCGTAAGTTTGCCCAAACAAGGGCAGGCGGCAAAGGCGGCTGGATCATTCGGGCTGAGGAATTTATCAGCCCAAGGTTTCATTTATCAGACGCAGATTTTCAAAAAAGGGTGGCGCAATGGGTATGA